TCACCCTATATGTCCACTTAGTATTGGTCGAGCTAGTAACATTACAAATAGTGATTAGCTGCTATTTTTCTTCCTTTCCCGGAAAAAATCTGATTTTACTGCAAGGGCGTAGAGGGAACAGGTTTGAATGGCTGACGTACGTAGTGTTTCACGAACAGTTTTCTCCTGCTTTACATTCATTTCAGTTAGTTTGAACAGCACAGTGCGTCGTTCAATACTGgatataaattttagtttaggACTTTTGGGAAAGCAATCATATATGTCgccgcttcgtccgtccgtccttagtacgtatttctcagcaaccactgtcTGGAATTGAGCGGAGCTTCAGTCCCAAGAGGAGATCAGCATATTATCTTTTGAAcatgttccggtcggatgatttttcacttgaTTATTCAATAGCGtcatttcttgtccggagtattcatAAGCAACCAGTACCTGGAATGTTGATAGTTCTTCGATCCTTAATTAGAATAAGTATTGTTGCGATGGTTAGCAGCcttttacataataaaacagataacGCATGATCGTCTGGTACTTTAATTTGTCTGTCACAATGAAGTGCCTATATATACGCGACTAGAAAGTGGATAGACTGACAACATATTCTGAGTACTTAGAGATGACACCGACATGCATACTTTATCTAAACTTGTCATTTTACGTGCATATATTAGTAAGAATTCGGATAACGAGCAGCCCCTACAATAGATCCGAAAAAAATACACAACAGCGCATATACTGAAACAGCTAAGAGACCAAATACTTGTGTTCATATATCTACCAGTATATCTCAGCATATCCATTAAGTGTTTAGCACCCTGTTCCGCCCCTGTATATCGATTGACAGAGGTAACATTTGATTACATTGGTTATTATCTGTATTCAAGATATCATTTTTTTGACGTTATCAAACATTCGAGTTTTGATCTGTCTGAAGAAAGGCTCTAATCAGAAGAATATTTACAATCTCTTTTTATTCGATAAACACTTCTAATCGCGTAGCTACACATCAAGCTGACAGGACATGAATAAAAATTTAGCTGAAATAGCACTGGTTTATTGTTTAATATTGTGGTATTCATCTTGAAGCGCATACGAATTACTCTGCGATTTCAATTATATTTCCTCTTATTACATATATCGCAGTATAAaacactgtttattttcattttcatgttactAGTAAAAGAAATGGCATGACTACACTTCGAAATTCGTCGCTTAAACATTGATGTAATACATGCTTCATGGTGTGTAGAAAGAACAAACATGTCTGATTTCATAAGAACACCCGTGCGCAATATTCACAACAAAACTGAAAGTTGGGTCGTTGTGGTTGGCGTCACACATAAATATATGACTATGAAAACATgcaattaaatacatttgtacataatacATACGTATAGTCTGTCAGGGCTACTATAGCGACCAAACATATACACACACGTTCTTATAAACCTATCCTTTCCTCGGTTTAGAGGCAATATCAACACCATGTGAGGTTCGTGTCTTAGCTATGAAGACgcttataaatatataattgcaTCCTTTTAGTTCTACTTagagttttttctttctttttttcgtaCAATCTTGAAGCCGAGAAGATACTTCTAAATTAATATGATCCCGTTTTACCATTCTAATCAGACAACGAATTCGGCTTAAATGTACACATAAGAGTAACAATGGATTTCTTCGTATGAAGAAGCTATCAAGTTGGCTTACgggaggtcagtggttctaccaaccTTAAtattcttccaccatcaaaagctggaaagtcgccataatgactgatgtatttatatacaaattgtgtcggtgcaactcTTAACGCAACAAAATAATGGCATATTATTATAATATGTTACAGAGAAAAGCGCGTATGTTTTCAGATTGATTGCATTCTATAATTTTTCATATGTTATGTTAATAACAATCATGTCTCATTTCTGAAAGTTTTGAGTATTTAAAGGCATAAGCCTTCTATATTTCAAGACAATAAAGTTTATAAAATCCAGTACATCGATGtcattttaatgcattatttaaattatttttctttatgtcAGCTCAAAACGTTGTCTTTTTTCACCATATATACTGATTTTAGTTTTGTTTACAGTTTAAAAACGCCAGTAGCAGCAAGAATTTTCCTTGAATCAAAATATCCCATTAGGCTGTTACGTCCGGCAAACCATAACTGCATTCATGTTTTCTTATACAACTTCCGCAGTGAATATGTATATGGTAAGACAGATATAAATATAACCCAGCAAAGTTAAAGAAGGTTAATAAGCAACAACAcaagtaaaataagaaaaaaaactgattaaatAATGCAGTGCAATAATTCTAAACAGACCTTCGGTTAGCCAGCAGCCACATATACACCGGTAGTACTACCAGCTAGGTTACGGCAGTGTAATtgtgatgtgattttacagtaggtgaaatgtgacaagagaaatcccTTTTAGAAGATACTTGACCCCTACCATTCTCTTCattaatttttagttttatcaCAATTCTTTTAAATATGACAAAGATTTATTCTCTGAAATGTGTCTATCTATGTGTGGTAGTTctatgaaaattgcattttttaggTATGCAGACACTATATATTGGAAAATGACGCAAAGAATATCACAGAGTGTCGGTTTCAAATAGTTCCCTGTTTTATTTGTTCTGTAGAGCtactttccttattttcattgcatttttgAGAAATCACATAACAGTCTATGCTTGACATTTGGGTAGCatgttcataatgaaataacggcaataaagaatttgtcataGAAACTTCTAACTAAAACTTAATTATCTTTTAATTATTAGTAGTAGGATTTAGACTCTCATTTCGGCGATAAATGTATTGGAAAAAAGACGTTCTCCCTCATTCAGTCACTATATATAACTATATTACTCGTATCAGTAAGTATATATCTGCTCAACAGATTTACTAAACATTACGTTGCTTACAAAGAATCTCTTGACGCTAAATGCACTGAGACTATGAGGAGGAAAGTAATCtttaaaataacttatttatatattttatattatttgaaaattcatcttTCCATGGTCTGGTtgatatttaaaatgtaatataGAATATGTATCGTTTTTATTTTTCCTCATAAATCTAATCGTCATGCCTGGCCAGATAGCTACAAGAAAACTGCAAATGCACAATTCGGTTGCGTGATTATAATAAGAAAGTATGGTGattatttttctacttttttcaaCGGCATCATGTTTAAAAGTTCAGTcttaaatcatattatttttacTTGAAGTGAAAGAAtaattagaaaatgaaaataaaccttCTTGACGCTTCGTGTCTAGCCGTATTTCAAACCCGGtcagatttagtggtgttcaacctAATATTACGAACATCTTTGAGTACGAATCGCGTGTTATGAAGCGCTTAATGACGCAGATGCTGTTGGCGGATATTTTGATTTTCCAgcgttaacaaaatgttaaataaaataccAGCAACCAAATTGaaatcaagtttgaaaaataGATTCGACGCAGCATCACTTCCGAAAATACATTCAATGGTAATTCAACTTTTAGCGATCAATTTGTTAAATTGTCATTCTATTTCGCGAAGCTTACTTTTTTGAAGATTAGATCAATCTATCGATCTACTCCCTTACATAGGCATTCAGCACATTTGTTTTGTCAATAAAGatgctatatatgataaaaaaaacaatcagTAGACAGACCAGAAcccaaaaataaatccagcaTACAttttcaggggtcctgaaataagctgtccgagttgtccgattcgtggattcctcggtccggacaagcagtttttagaagctggcttgtccggggacaagtaaaatttccgtggtaaacatttattgaaaacgaaactaatcggcgtcatctgtgatttccgcatgcctaaaggcaatatctaatctgtttgtgatcatttatgacccttaaattatcaaaacaaaaatgtatgcagccatttatagacacgtggactggtttactacatttactgatcattattggaaaattataccgtgaagttgaaaatgagtgccagtctggggtttcccgttatctactttcatttttgattttcagaaaatcgatGAGCTAGGTTGGCgctatgtaaaaaagtttagtaGCCAAAATTTGTGGCTTAATTGTTCCAgtcgattgttttgacatttaacaactctgacagcttatttcaggacccctgaaagACCAACTGGTGCAGTATTCAGTGAATGTTATGGGACCAGGGTAGAAATTCTAGGCATactgagattatttttgtcaatggcatgtgttcaagtgttcttaattattctctactcactaaacttgctagtcataacatattttcaagtggatgttctagtcacttagcttgctagtcataacatatattttcaagcggatgttctagtcacttagctcgctagttataacatattttcaaatggatggttctagtcataacataaaaactttatatcagtcaaaatagaagtcaacagaagtgtatctttgtattatttgtttatttagtaatgataatgctgatcctttcctttttaaactaaaaagtacggacaagttcttctttggtacggacaagtggatttgtgggcccaacttgtccgtggacaagtagactctgaaaatatttcaggacccctgattTTGAAGGTATACAATTCAACGACAACAGTGCTGCATTTCATGATGATCGATCTTCGTTTCACGCTCAgtcatttttagaaaatgaaaataaaccttcattatttaagatattttaattctgttttttgttctttctggtcaaaagtctgcattttatgcccatagtatgtatcacgtattttctcttagaaagaaatcagtaattaagatcgcgctgtttgaaattaaatttaacaaatgattatatgaaaattccaccgttttcatacaaatttgcttatatttccgtcgatattttattgaactcTTAGTAGATTTCAatttgtattacttctcaagcgatgttgaaaaactgaagcgataatgttaaaaaatgaatgcactacgcacgttttttgtgtacgtgtcgataaacaaaagtaacggagatGTGAATTTGATactacgataggtcgcacgtgctctcggaatggaaaattactggcatgacgttttgatatctttacgattcgcgggtaaattccagtcgaagtagcaactgaactatctcaaagtttgttgaggtttttcaagatgtaatttctaaatttcattaaagctacaacgtaaaaaccactcgcccgatcggtcgagtatacagcgagatccactcgtcctatccatactttaactcgccaatgcgagcgggcgagtggaattttacacccctgatttgttttgtcaataaagatgctatatatgacaaaaaaaaacaatcaatagACAGACCAGAAcccaaaaataaatccagcaTACATTTTGAAGGTAAACAATTCAACGACAACAGTGCTGCATTTCATGATAATCGATCTTCGTTTCACGCTCTGTCATTTTTCAGCCAAAAAGATATGACCAAATAGATGTACCGTTATGCCAACAACATCATACGCATGTATCTTTCAGTTCCTGTGTAATTTTCATACTGGCACTCATTTCTGAGATAAAAgctttttgaaattgaaaaaaatgacaaagttcTGCATTACTAAGAAACGACATGGCTGTCAGCCGCTGTGCAAATGTCATGACTAAGCAGCCATTTAAATGCTTAGaactacaaataaaatacaaCCACATAAGTGTAAGTTAGTATTTgaccatttgcaaaaaaaaagaagagtacTTTAAATAATGTGAACTGACATATATTTTACAATCCTAGCAAGAAGTGCGTACCAGTGCATTCTagcccaaagagctataaaaataaatgtattttatacttctttgcgtatatatatatatactttttgagaCAGACTAAGGGGTTAACCTGGCTGGAGCTTCCAAAGAAGTATTTATTTAGCTCTTTGGAGCTTCCAAGTATTCAGGGAGGGAAGTTGCAACATGGTGATGATATATATTGTAGAACTTGATAGGTTTGGAGGCTAAATATTTGTTCTCAATGATACTCCAGTCGAGAGTGTTCTGCAAAACTTGACTTGTACCAaggaagtataaaatacacagaatggcaacaggagttAATCTCGCGTAAGCTTGTGTCAGCGCGTTGTCTGATTGAAACCTTTGCCGATTTGATTACTCTTGAAGTAATACACTGGCGATACGGCCTGCATGTAATAAACCGAATCTGGTCCAGTTTCCAAATGACATCagctgttgatttctcagacttccagttataaattcattccttccctgtgtagaaaatactaatttaatgacattaaaaacaccattatcattataaacaaacaatctgatagaaagtttttcagaacacaaatttttagctcgactatataaagtatggagagctatcctactctacctggcgtcggcgtccttccacgTCCGCATCTTAGTTaacgttttgatgcactttatctttgttattacttgatggatttacttcaaacttaaaatagttgttcctcatcatcacccacatcatatggcacaaggttcataactctggcgccaatatttcatgaattatcccccctttttacttagaatttcaggttaaagttttggtgcactttctctttatctcagttattactaaatggatttgattcaaacttaaaatagttgttcaacatcatcacccacatcatatggcacaagggtcataactctggcaccaatatttcatgatttatccccctttttacttagaatttcaggttaaagttttggtgcactttcactttatctcaattattcaggttaaagttttgatgcacgtTCACTCTCAGTCTcactcagttattactgaatggatttgattcaaactcaaaatagttgttccaccttatcacccacatcaaatgacacaaggtccataactctggcaccaatttttcatgaattatgccccttttacttagatttaaaggttaattttgatgcattttcactatatctcaagttattaaaaaatggatttgattcaacatgacacaaggtgcatcactgttgcaccaatatttcatgaatgattccccctttttgctaagaattatacttaatattttatgttttgatacacttgatccttatctctcttgatacttaatacttttgacacagactcaagctattatccaatatttcatccatgttggagtcattaaacacccaagtgacagctccagcttcatcaaatgtgcccagtttcgcTATCCAGCATCAAAACAGTCGAGCGCGccgtctcctgtgacagctcttgttatccttctgctgtctgtttcatacatgtatcggtaaaacgagatctcattcagttcccacgtgatgttggcaagatttgcACTATATGTCTTTCAAGCTGCCGATCTATttaattttatagctctttgcatgtATGTTATACTTGACTAATAGCAATTTTTAgcttgtcagattttttttttaaaaacatctacGGGGTATTGTCTTCACTTGATCGTCTGTGTCGgcgtttgttaaattttttgtttaggccCACCTTTTCTCTAAagctataagagctacagctttgaaacttttcacacttttaactctgatttgcattttgtcagaattatggccctttttgtacttagaaaatctgagtcttttggttaaaatttttgtttaggtcaccttttctcaaaaactataagagctacagctttgacaCTTTGCACACTTGATAATCCTGTCAGATTAGgggactgtgtaggccaagaaccataactctaacctgcattttgtcagaattcagggatataaactagctatttttatttaggggcccagactgttaaaaacaaatgtttaacattaggtatatgggcattttctccaacaatttaggggcccagcccaaaatctaggggccatgggctactgggtCCCTGCTAATTTGATCcctggaattatggccctttttgtacttaaaaaatttgaACTGTTACTCTTtccttacatattgtccagcacttgcagacgagcgatagCACCCGCAgatggtgctcttgtttaagttaACTCATCTGATTATTAGCCACTGGACCATTTCTTGCTTGTATTTGTTGATCTATGTGTGTGTGTTGACCACACTAATGACCCATATTCTAGCTGTGTTATGTAAGGCAGTGATGTGAGGAAACCCAGTTTGCTGTAAGCATTTGTTGGGACTCTTGATACATACCTATGTATTCAAGCTATGGTCATGACTGATGTTGGCAGCAAGGTATTTTGCATCTTCAAGTCGGGCTAATGTTTGATTTTGGAGTTTGCCAAAGTTTTAATGGACTTTTAAAATCAAAGTAGACACACTAACACATGTAGCATTGCACATCAGACTGCAATTTTTACAACTGTGACTAGCTCACTGCAAAAGGGATAAAAGATAATCTAAGGAGGGATTTATCAGCCTTTGTTTAAGTCAACAGTCAGTTGAACAGTGGGACTTTGTCCTACATGTACATTcacataaatttctttaaaaattatgttgcttaaggtagtggacccttAATAGTTTTTTGGCAATTTCAGTGTAATTTCACAATTCTGTCTGTTATTTTGGCATTCTTTTGCCATAAATGTAATTCATACCAGCAATGACTTCGATATCAACCGTAAAATGCCGAAATCATATACGAAGAAAACAATTAAACGGAACTTAACAATTGTCATTACAGATCCACTATCTTAAATCATAAATATCAAGAtcttatttaaacaataaatttggattatgtatttatttgtagGCATGGCTGAACTATGAGATGTTTCTCAAGAGACTTGCAAGACTGGCTGCTGATAATGCTAAACAAGACAAATCTGCTGTAATCAGAGAGAATCATGTCCGTAATGCAGCTAAGGTAACACACTCTGGAACCCAATACGGCTACTCAAATTTCAAAACTAGCTAGAGATTTGATAACATTTTGAGAGAGATATTTATTTTTGTCCAGTTAAGATCTTATAAACATTTAGGAGAGATATATAAATTGCTTTTAGTCCAGTTATCTGCCCATTTATGTgtcacaaaattgtgtctacttTGCATTTCAcctcccttgaaggattttcaactTTAATATATACAacgtatatggagagctatcctactcagtGCAGTGTTGGCGTCCGCACCTTTGTTCAAGCTTTTATGcgctttcactttatctctgttataacaTGATGGATTTggcttcaaaatttaaaatagtcGTTCTACATCATCAGTCACATCAGATGACACGAAgttcataactcttgcaccgTTTCATAGATTTAATGCCCCCTtaatacttagaatttcaggttaaaactTTGCTCAGTCAATTTTCACTCAATTCCTTGATATGAGTACTACTATTTGACTCAGacttacaaaatgtaaaatagttattccatTGCACATCACTTCACACAAGGTCACAGGGTACTGTACTACAGGGGTTTTATTTGTTCTCTACATCTATACAGCCGATGCCAAGATTCGGCTACTTTGCAGTTTTGAAATTACTCTTTCACGATTTAAAAAAACATAcactttacaaataaaataaataccgcTTTCATAACAAATTATCATTTGCTATTAGTCCAAGACTATTTTAATCATTGAGAATATTGCGTTCATGGAAACCATAAGCTTTGGAGCTGAAGGAGAACAGTTAATTAAGATTGTTTCAAAGTATTCCGCTTTGTTTCAACGGTGTCAAAGAATATGAACACTAAATTAAATGTAAGCAAACGGATATCTCTAAATCATCATTTCTGTACTTGGATTTTAATCCTTACCCTACTaagtttatataatgaacttgtccatctttcaatctggatgTCCACCTTTTAATTTGGATAGTACTATTAACtctttaaaaggggtgcttaccaaaaagatactgactgaatgggaaaaagtgcagatcttgatctacactggctgcaaaggcagaatcagtcgtgtccagcatgaaaagggttaCGTTAATTTGTTTGTGCTGTACTGTCCTGTGAATGGAACAACAAAATGTACGACAGTCAGTGCGATGAGTTGAATCTGAAAAATCTATTGTTCATTAGTTTCATTTGgtcaataattatttttacagtgtGATGTCAGATCCAACAGATATATATCAATAGGGAATGATAAAGTTAGGCAGTACTGAGAAATCTGTCAGACggtctttgaaaatatttaaacattaatgGTCTTTACAAGAATGCATTTCAGTTACGGTATAAGAGAAAGATTCAAATTCACagcataaaaaaaatcttttgatccAAGCATGCAGAACTACTGTACCTTAAAAAAGTTAAGTAATCAATAAACATTACATGTGCGAATAGTTTCTGCGAGAAGTATTTAATAATTTGTTGTTCCCTTTTATATTTGCAGACTATCCTTGGTGGTATCCGAGGCTGAACATTTTGCTGGACACATTACCATGCGGGGAAAAGTGCAATAGTGAAAAGTCAGTGTGAACTGCAACTGTTGAATTGTTGAACATTAAAAACTGCCGTTGTTAATACTGTGTTGAACAACTTCCTTTTGGTTCTGCTACTGAATCTACAGCTGTCGTTTACAATGTGACTTTGATCCAACACTATTCTGTATTATACTAATAGAGAGATGTCTGCAGGTTGGACTACAGTTGCCGAGGCATATCATTAGAagaattaaattattaaaaaaaatgaggAATCTGCATGGCAATTGAAGACATGTATTTAGATGAAGAGATAGGAAGCTAATTAAGGACAGCAAAAAATAGTTGCATTTAACAATATTTCTGATTTGGTGAAGTAGAATTGTGTACATCTTCTTCAATTGAATTAATTACATTTGTACTAGAAAAATAGCCAGGTTGCCGTACGTAATCAAGCATGATTAAAATCTGTTgtatcactttaaaaaaaaaaacactgtaaaaaagctaatttttagcttgactatacgaagtatatggagagctattctactcaccctggggTCGGCGTCTTTCCGGGTCCCCCACCTAATCaagttttttacactttctcttttttctccatatctctgtaattacttgatgaatttgctttaaacttaaaatagttattccccatcatcactcacatcatatgacacaagggccaaaactctcacaccaatatttcattaattatccccattttttttagtttttcaggttaaagttttgatgcactttcactctatctcaattattCCTAAATCGATtggattcaaactgaaagtagttgttccacatcatctcccacatgatatgacacaaggcacataactctggtaccaatatttaatgaattatcctgCCTTTTTACCttgaatttcatgttaaagttttgatgcacttccactgtatctcagttattactaaatggatttgattcaaacttaaaatagttgttcaacatcatcacccacaagggacataactctggcaccaacatttcatgaattaccTCCCTCTTTACTTAGAATTAGAATTTCAgtttggtacactttcactctatctcagttattactaaatgggcttgattcaaacataaaatattgttccaccttatcacccacatcatgtgacacaaggtgcataactgtggcaccaatttttcatgaattatgccccttgtacTTAGAATATAAGGTTaagtttgatgtattttcactatatctcaagttattatgaaatgcagttgattcaaacttgaagtagttgttccacatcatatgacacaagatgcaaaACTCTtccaccaatattttatgaattatgccccttttctgcttagaatatacttatatagtgttttggtTAGGGCTGTAACGAATACACTAAGGGGCGAATATGATACGCATCACTAATACAGGGTGATAAATACgaatattttattcatgaataCAAATTCTATACAAAAAGGTCACCGAACAGTATGTGGCTTTTGCCAACAATAGATTACAGTCTGCTGACAAGATTATAGTACTTACTTGGTACTTAAAACACTGTGATTGTGAACTACTACTGttcaaaagtaaaacaaaaaacacacgTGAAAATATTTGTCTACTGTTGTGGGTGGGGAAATACAAAGAAAACGAATAATTAATGCGAAATGCGCTATGAAACGGGAGCATTTTTGGTAGCTTTCCTGTGTTTTAGATCAATTCAAGTAATTTTAGTATGGattatgcagtttttatttatatCCGTAAATATTCGGTTCAGGACATAGCGAATAACGAATACAATTCAGACAAAACTGTATTCGATTTAATCGAATGTATCGTTACAGCCCTAGCTagttttggtacactttatctgtacctctcttataactttatatttttaacatgactcaagctattgtgcaatatccaTCCACCATTAGAGTCATTAAACTCTCCTGTGATAGTTCCAGtttttcctcagatgtgcccagtttcactatcaagcatcgaaatagtcaagcgcactgtctcctgtgacagctcttgtttgtactcTGGGTAATTACATCCAATTGTTGCTTTGCTTATAGATATATTGAAGCCTTTGATGGTTATTCAATTTTGTGttgttacatatattttcttGCATACATATTGACCTAGTGGACCAGTAGTGATAGCTGATAACTTCCATTCAATTGCATATACTATGCTATTGTGGCTTTTGAGCTGGTGTGAATGGCTCGGGAAACAGATTTTTAATAGTTGttgaaacatttatttatgatttctgaACGTGATAAACCACTAGCGAAATAATAACTTAAGGCTTATCAGCATCCCtaaaatttctactttttccTGCTTTTTTCAGTATtgctaaaatttctaaaaaaaaagaaaaattaaaaggaaTTCTTAAAAATGCCCTATTTTCCCCtcttaatatttgtttttcaacatACTATTGAAGTTTGATTAGTACTTCATGCTTAATATGTTAAAATGTAGTTTTATAGGTCTTCTTATTCACTGCAAGCAGTTTTATCCAGTTTATAGACAACTGACCAGTGGTTCTGTGGGTTCAGTCTGTTATTAGCTGTGACTGGATAAGGGAGATTGAATTCTGAATGTCTATATTTTAGTAAACATTCTTAATTTTATCCCAAAAATATCTAAGAAATAGTagcaaattcctaattttagcccaaagttttgtttaaaatcacCCTAAATTTTTGTCAGAAGATGCTGAACAGCCTTTTTAAACTTGTATAAGTCTTGTATTGTCAAAGATTCATGTTTTGATTTGTATCTTGTTTAGTAAATCTTTATGGGAATTGTTTCAAAAGTTGTCTTCCATTCAGCATTTACACAAACAGTCAGTTCTTTCTTTCAATCCAAGCTCAGTAGCATTAG
The sequence above is a segment of the Mercenaria mercenaria strain notata chromosome 3, MADL_Memer_1, whole genome shotgun sequence genome. Coding sequences within it:
- the LOC123523450 gene encoding centromere protein W-like, with amino-acid sequence MLNKIPATKLKSSLKNRFDAASLPKIHSMAWLNYEMFLKRLARLAADNAKQDKSAVIRENHVRNAAKTILGGIRG